A region from the Mesorhizobium sp. J8 genome encodes:
- a CDS encoding carbohydrate ABC transporter permease, protein MRPGRLVARAILALAGFLAVFPLVWTALNALKNNVDIITRVPKVIFTPTLANVSYILGRDSVLTGLYNSAVACGVAVLIGIVLGLPAAYAVARYPNRFAGDIQFFVLSLRFLPPVAVAIPLMVIWLQLGLYDTLPALIVTYSLLTISVIMWLAIPAFQGVPKEIEEAAFVDGYGAYAVFWRIALPVAARSLIGAIAFSFVLVWNEFLIALMLSSSNAKTLPIVASELSQQGMNVPWGILNASVVLLSLPPLLFLGVLSGFLNSVFRPKKS, encoded by the coding sequence ATGAGACCGGGCCGCCTGGTCGCCAGGGCCATCCTGGCGCTGGCCGGATTCCTGGCCGTGTTCCCGCTGGTGTGGACGGCGCTCAACGCGTTGAAGAACAATGTCGACATCATCACCCGCGTGCCGAAGGTGATCTTCACGCCGACGCTCGCCAACGTCAGCTACATCCTCGGCCGCGACAGCGTGCTGACCGGCCTCTACAACTCCGCGGTCGCCTGCGGCGTGGCGGTGCTGATCGGCATCGTGCTCGGCCTGCCGGCGGCCTATGCGGTGGCGCGCTATCCCAATCGCTTCGCCGGCGACATCCAGTTCTTCGTGTTGTCGCTGCGCTTCCTGCCGCCCGTGGCGGTGGCGATCCCGCTGATGGTGATCTGGCTGCAGCTCGGGCTCTACGACACTTTGCCGGCGCTGATCGTCACCTACTCGCTGCTCACCATCTCCGTCATCATGTGGCTCGCCATCCCGGCCTTCCAGGGCGTGCCGAAGGAGATCGAGGAGGCGGCCTTCGTCGACGGCTACGGCGCTTATGCGGTCTTCTGGCGGATCGCGCTTCCCGTCGCGGCGCGCTCGCTGATCGGCGCCATCGCCTTCAGCTTCGTCTTGGTCTGGAACGAGTTCCTGATCGCGCTGATGCTGTCGAGCTCCAACGCCAAGACGCTGCCGATCGTGGCGTCCGAGCTGTCGCAGCAAGGCATGAACGTGCCGTGGGGCATCCTCAACGCCTCGGTCGTGCTCCTTTCGCTGCCGCCGCTTTTGTTCCTCGGCGTTTTGAGCGGCTTCCTGAATTCCGTTTTCCGGCCAAAGAAAAGTTGA
- a CDS encoding carbohydrate ABC transporter permease produces MRRRSSLPVTFLVPTLAILLVLSMVPTLYAVVIALQNRELSAPGYSWVWFSNFVDLFADRRFLNAVWVSVKWEIVTVIATMVVAIGLGVLMFEVAGPRLRNFYCLLFIIPVLLPRVSAAFVWKFAYHPLYGIATYPYRLITGGLIFDPLSKPGTALFAVASVDVWQWGLFFAVIVLKLLETLPPQPIEAARLDHARRWQIHAYVTLPMLKAPLISLMFVKMIESLRSFDLIYVMTRGGPGVATETLDMYAFSQGFIESGKVSYASAMAVLMMIATVITFTMLWKRVQA; encoded by the coding sequence ATGCGCCGACGCTCTTCCCTGCCGGTCACATTCCTGGTTCCCACCCTTGCCATCCTCCTGGTGCTGTCGATGGTGCCGACGCTCTACGCCGTCGTGATCGCGCTGCAGAACCGGGAGTTGAGCGCGCCCGGCTATTCCTGGGTGTGGTTCTCGAACTTCGTCGATCTCTTTGCCGACCGCCGCTTCCTCAACGCCGTCTGGGTTTCGGTGAAGTGGGAGATCGTCACCGTCATCGCGACCATGGTGGTGGCTATCGGGCTTGGCGTGCTGATGTTCGAGGTCGCCGGCCCGCGCCTGCGCAATTTCTACTGCCTGCTGTTCATCATCCCGGTGCTTTTGCCGCGCGTCTCCGCCGCCTTCGTCTGGAAATTCGCCTATCACCCGCTCTACGGCATCGCCACCTATCCCTACCGGCTGATCACCGGCGGGTTGATCTTCGATCCGCTATCCAAGCCGGGCACCGCGCTCTTCGCAGTCGCTTCGGTCGATGTCTGGCAATGGGGCCTGTTCTTCGCCGTCATCGTGCTGAAGCTGCTCGAAACCCTGCCGCCGCAGCCGATCGAGGCGGCCAGGCTCGACCACGCCAGGCGCTGGCAGATCCATGCCTATGTGACCCTGCCGATGCTGAAGGCGCCGCTGATCAGCCTGATGTTCGTCAAGATGATCGAGTCGCTGCGCTCCTTCGACCTGATCTATGTGATGACGCGCGGCGGGCCCGGCGTCGCGACCGAGACGCTCGACATGTATGCCTTCTCGCAAGGCTTCATCGAGTCCGGCAAGGTCTCCTACGCTTCGGCGATGGCCGTGCTGATGATGATCGCGACCGTCATCACCTTCACCATGCTTTGGAAGCGGGTGCAGGCATGA
- a CDS encoding ABC transporter substrate-binding protein, translated as MNSNRLAASLGAAFVLTASVSTAALAQAPVCSAPVKVLAQPRDGLTLLEDSKDEFKKLSGASFQIDYLNENDRRAKSRADASTVGNYNVYYVDEANVALFASSGWIAPLTDYYPADYDYADFDPGRQKVATYDGKVWFAPLTGGGDLMVYRKDVLEAAGIQPPKTLDELIADVPKLTNADKGMYGIALRGARGSGANVWRWMPFFKAYGGKWFDGDKPAFNSDAAVKATETYLKLFKDSAPGTQTGSWDESTGAFLSGQVAILVESTPLSGMAVDPKTSQVVGKVGFLPPPSPLPGGGYGHGLAIGTKANADDAAKKCAGLFIAWATSKENEKRRLDAHQFGELNRTSILSSKEFADIYGADLGQALAETGKVTAVNFWQDPRWPDLGDRWGIILEELVTGTRTDIKGGLNELEAYANELVKKK; from the coding sequence ATGAATTCAAATCGGCTCGCTGCCAGCCTCGGCGCAGCGTTCGTGCTTACCGCTTCCGTATCAACCGCGGCACTTGCCCAGGCGCCGGTCTGCTCGGCACCGGTCAAGGTGCTGGCGCAGCCACGCGACGGCCTGACGCTTCTGGAGGACTCCAAGGACGAGTTCAAAAAACTCTCCGGCGCCTCGTTCCAGATCGATTACCTCAATGAGAACGACCGCCGCGCCAAGTCGCGCGCCGACGCCTCCACCGTCGGCAACTACAACGTCTACTATGTCGACGAGGCCAATGTGGCGCTGTTCGCCTCGTCTGGCTGGATCGCACCGCTTACCGATTACTACCCAGCTGACTATGACTATGCCGATTTCGATCCCGGTCGCCAGAAGGTTGCCACCTATGACGGCAAGGTGTGGTTCGCGCCGCTGACCGGCGGCGGCGATCTGATGGTCTATCGCAAGGACGTGCTTGAGGCCGCCGGCATCCAGCCGCCGAAGACGCTGGACGAGCTGATCGCCGACGTGCCGAAGCTGACCAATGCCGACAAGGGCATGTACGGCATCGCGCTGCGCGGCGCCCGCGGCTCGGGCGCCAATGTCTGGCGCTGGATGCCGTTCTTCAAAGCCTATGGCGGCAAGTGGTTCGACGGCGACAAGCCGGCCTTCAATTCGGACGCCGCGGTCAAGGCGACCGAGACCTATCTCAAGCTATTCAAGGACTCGGCGCCCGGCACGCAGACCGGCAGCTGGGATGAATCGACCGGCGCCTTCCTTTCCGGCCAGGTCGCCATCCTCGTCGAATCGACGCCATTGTCGGGCATGGCGGTGGACCCGAAGACCTCGCAGGTGGTCGGTAAGGTCGGCTTCTTGCCGCCGCCCTCGCCGCTGCCGGGCGGCGGCTACGGCCATGGGCTTGCCATCGGCACCAAGGCCAATGCGGATGACGCCGCGAAGAAATGCGCCGGCCTGTTCATCGCCTGGGCGACGTCGAAGGAGAACGAGAAGCGCCGGCTCGACGCGCATCAGTTCGGCGAGCTGAACCGCACCAGCATCCTCTCCAGCAAGGAATTCGCCGACATCTACGGCGCCGATCTCGGCCAGGCGCTGGCCGAAACCGGCAAGGTGACGGCGGTGAACTTCTGGCAGGATCCGCGCTGGCCGGATCTCGGCGACCGCTGGGGCATCATCCTCGAAGAGCTGGTCACCGGCACGCGCACCGACATCAAGGGCGGCCTCAACGAGCTCGAGGCGTATGCCAACGAGTTGGTGAAGAAGAAGTAA
- a CDS encoding AraC family transcriptional regulator, whose amino-acid sequence MPFRRRKNTAAIPRTAPAFEHIVTEASESFLWRLDDYPWERNVWNFHPEYEIHLLRKSSGVVLVGDHIGEFGPGYLTIVGGGLPHDWVTAVQPGELIEGRDIVLQFDPERLRGSSGLLPELRELEPFLERSLRGMVFHGRTALDGAELMERMGEVHGLARFRMFLELLELLATTDEYQLLSSPDFSPLLDAESLDIIQRSLTYLFQHFAEDLKLPEVAQLAGMSESSFSRFFQKNTGNSFSDHLTKLRLWQACKLLADTEIPITDICFQVGYMNISNFNRAFLRKHKMTPSSYRKLSRQRLTLRA is encoded by the coding sequence ATGCCGTTCAGGCGCAGAAAGAACACGGCCGCGATCCCTCGCACGGCGCCCGCCTTCGAGCACATCGTGACCGAGGCGAGCGAGAGCTTCCTGTGGCGGCTGGACGATTATCCGTGGGAGCGCAATGTCTGGAATTTCCATCCGGAATACGAAATCCATCTGCTCAGGAAATCGTCCGGCGTGGTGCTGGTCGGCGATCATATCGGCGAGTTCGGGCCAGGCTATCTGACCATCGTCGGCGGCGGGCTGCCGCACGACTGGGTGACGGCGGTGCAGCCCGGCGAGCTGATCGAGGGCCGCGATATCGTGCTGCAATTCGATCCCGAGCGGCTGCGCGGCTCTTCCGGACTGCTGCCGGAGCTGCGCGAGCTTGAGCCGTTCCTGGAGCGCTCGCTGCGCGGCATGGTCTTCCATGGCCGGACGGCGCTCGACGGCGCCGAGCTGATGGAGCGGATGGGCGAGGTTCACGGGCTGGCGCGGTTCCGCATGTTCCTCGAGCTGCTCGAGCTTCTGGCCACCACCGACGAATACCAGCTTTTGTCGTCGCCTGACTTCTCGCCGCTGCTCGACGCCGAGTCGCTGGATATCATCCAGCGATCGCTCACCTATCTGTTCCAGCATTTCGCCGAGGACCTGAAGCTGCCGGAGGTGGCTCAGTTGGCCGGCATGAGCGAAAGCAGTTTTTCCCGGTTCTTCCAGAAGAACACCGGCAACTCCTTCAGCGACCACCTCACCAAGCTCAGGCTCTGGCAGGCCTGCAAGCTGCTCGCCGACACCGAGATCCCGATCACCGACATCTGCTTCCAGGTCGGCTACATGAACATCTCCAACTTCAACCGGGCCTTCCTGCGCAAGCACAAGATGACGCCGTCCTCCTACCGCAAGCTGTCGCGGCAACGGCTGACGTTACGGGCGTAA
- a CDS encoding MATE family efflux transporter — MSAIEAGARAPENLWRQEIRATIALAWPMVLTNLGQTAMTATDVMMMGRLGPDTLAAGALGSNLYFMPLIFGLGLMLATSPMMATELGRHRHSVRDLRRTVRQGLWLAILISIPIWIFLWHGEEVLLAMGQKPELAHEAGIYLHWLQWAVLPFYGYIVLRSFISALERPGWALIIVFVAVACNAFFNWVFMFGNLGVRSMGIAGSGLATTLSSTLMFVGLAAVVIKEKKFRRYRLFGRFWRADWPRFRGLLRLGLPIAGILAFEVTIFNAAALLMGLIDADSLAAHAIAIQIASISFMVPLGLNQAVTVRVGLAHGAGNPEGVSRAGWTAFVIGVSFMALMGLVMILWPHTLISAFIDLADPANARVITLAVSFLAFAALFQIFDGAQAVAAGMLRGLHDTKVPMIYAAIGYWGVGLPLGVLLAFHFGLNGVGIWIGLASGLAVVAALLLARWLRRDRIAPALSFEH; from the coding sequence ATGTCTGCGATCGAAGCCGGCGCTCGCGCGCCGGAAAACCTTTGGCGTCAGGAAATCAGGGCGACGATCGCGCTTGCCTGGCCGATGGTGCTGACCAATCTCGGCCAGACCGCCATGACCGCGACGGACGTCATGATGATGGGCCGGCTCGGACCCGATACGCTCGCCGCCGGCGCGCTCGGCTCCAACCTCTATTTCATGCCGCTGATCTTCGGCCTCGGCTTGATGCTGGCGACCTCGCCGATGATGGCGACCGAGCTCGGTCGTCATCGCCATTCGGTGCGCGACCTGCGCCGCACCGTGCGCCAGGGCTTGTGGCTGGCGATCCTGATCTCGATCCCGATCTGGATTTTTCTCTGGCATGGCGAGGAGGTGCTCCTGGCCATGGGCCAGAAGCCGGAACTCGCGCACGAGGCCGGCATCTACCTGCACTGGCTGCAATGGGCGGTGCTGCCCTTCTATGGCTATATCGTGCTGCGCTCCTTCATCTCGGCGCTGGAACGGCCGGGCTGGGCGCTGATCATCGTTTTCGTCGCGGTCGCCTGCAACGCCTTCTTCAACTGGGTGTTCATGTTCGGCAATCTCGGCGTCAGGTCGATGGGCATCGCCGGCTCGGGCCTCGCCACGACTTTGTCCAGCACGCTGATGTTCGTCGGCCTCGCCGCCGTGGTGATCAAGGAGAAAAAGTTTCGCCGTTACCGTCTGTTCGGCCGCTTCTGGCGCGCCGACTGGCCGCGCTTCCGCGGCCTGTTGAGACTCGGCCTGCCGATCGCCGGCATCCTCGCCTTCGAGGTGACGATCTTCAATGCAGCGGCCCTGCTGATGGGCCTGATCGACGCGGATTCGCTGGCCGCCCACGCCATCGCCATCCAGATCGCCTCGATCTCCTTCATGGTGCCGCTCGGCCTCAACCAGGCGGTCACCGTGCGGGTTGGCCTTGCGCATGGCGCCGGCAACCCGGAAGGCGTATCGCGCGCCGGCTGGACCGCCTTCGTCATCGGCGTGTCCTTCATGGCGCTGATGGGATTGGTGATGATTCTCTGGCCGCACACGCTGATCAGCGCCTTCATCGATCTTGCCGATCCCGCCAATGCCCGGGTGATCACGCTTGCCGTCTCGTTCCTTGCCTTCGCCGCGCTGTTCCAGATTTTCGATGGTGCCCAGGCCGTTGCGGCCGGCATGCTGCGCGGCCTGCACGACACCAAGGTGCCGATGATCTATGCGGCGATCGGCTATTGGGGCGTCGGCCTGCCGCTCGGCGTGCTGCTCGCCTTCCATTTCGGCCTGAACGGCGTCGGCATCTGGATCGGACTGGCCTCGGGGCTGGCCGTGGTGGCGGCGCTGCTGCTCGCGCGCTGGCTCCGGCGCGACCGCATCGCGCCGGCGCTGTCGTTCGAGCATTGA
- a CDS encoding amino acid ABC transporter permease: MIEFTFWDIVRNLLLAARWTVLLSLAAFIGGALVGLLVLFFRIARNKWVKRIASGYIALFQGTPLLMQLFLMFFGLPMLGLRIEPWTAAMLGLTFFASAYLAEIWRGGVDALPRGQWDAGASLGLHYLQELRLIILPQAFAITRAPTVGFLVQLIKSTALTSIIGFEELVRTSNAINNATFEPFKVYGLVALIFFVMCFPLTQYARRLEKQAPMR; the protein is encoded by the coding sequence ATGATCGAGTTCACCTTCTGGGACATCGTCCGCAACCTTCTGCTTGCCGCCCGCTGGACGGTGCTTTTGTCGCTCGCCGCCTTCATCGGCGGCGCGCTGGTCGGGCTGCTCGTGCTGTTCTTCCGCATCGCCCGCAACAAATGGGTGAAGCGCATCGCCTCGGGTTACATCGCGCTGTTCCAGGGCACGCCGCTTTTGATGCAGCTCTTCCTGATGTTCTTCGGCCTGCCGATGCTCGGGCTGCGCATCGAGCCGTGGACGGCGGCGATGCTTGGGCTGACCTTCTTCGCCAGCGCTTACCTCGCCGAGATCTGGCGCGGCGGCGTCGACGCGCTGCCGCGCGGCCAATGGGACGCCGGCGCCAGCCTCGGGCTGCACTATCTGCAGGAGCTCAGGCTGATCATCCTGCCGCAGGCCTTCGCCATCACCCGCGCGCCGACGGTCGGCTTCCTGGTGCAGCTCATCAAATCGACGGCGCTGACCTCGATCATCGGCTTCGAGGAACTGGTCAGGACCTCAAACGCCATCAACAACGCGACCTTCGAGCCGTTCAAGGTCTACGGGCTGGTGGCGCTGATCTTCTTCGTGATGTGCTTCCCGCTGACGCAATATGCGCGCCGGCTCGAAAAGCAGGCTCCGATGCGCTGA
- a CDS encoding amino acid ABC transporter permease, with translation MGYSLDFGWLAGAAGVIARGAAMTLLLIAVTTLAGTFLSILGAAGKRNGPKPLQAAIACYVEVMRNTPFLVQLFFIFFGLPTLGIRLDPIVAAMLAMTLNMAAYTIEIVGAGLDAVPRGQTEAALALGLRPRQVFVKIVLPQALKVIYPALTSQIVIMMLESAVVSQIAVRELTYEADMLQARTFRAFETYFVVTMVYLGLSMGLRRLLVAGGRRALGAGVS, from the coding sequence ATGGGCTACAGCCTCGACTTCGGCTGGCTTGCGGGTGCGGCGGGCGTGATCGCGCGCGGCGCGGCGATGACACTTCTGTTGATCGCCGTCACCACGCTCGCCGGCACCTTCCTCAGCATCCTCGGCGCTGCCGGCAAGCGAAACGGGCCTAAGCCGCTTCAGGCGGCGATCGCCTGTTATGTCGAGGTGATGCGCAACACGCCGTTCCTGGTGCAGCTGTTCTTCATCTTCTTCGGGCTGCCCACGCTGGGGATCAGGCTGGACCCGATCGTGGCCGCCATGCTGGCGATGACGCTCAACATGGCGGCCTACACGATCGAGATCGTCGGCGCGGGACTCGACGCCGTGCCGCGCGGGCAGACCGAAGCCGCGCTTGCGCTTGGGCTCCGGCCCCGCCAGGTGTTCGTCAAGATCGTGCTGCCGCAGGCGCTGAAGGTGATCTATCCGGCGCTGACCAGCCAGATCGTCATCATGATGCTGGAATCGGCCGTCGTGTCGCAGATCGCCGTGCGCGAATTGACCTATGAGGCCGACATGCTGCAGGCCCGCACGTTTCGCGCGTTCGAAACCTATTTCGTGGTGACCATGGTCTATCTCGGCCTGTCGATGGGGCTGCGCCGGCTGCTGGTCGCCGGCGGCCGCCGGGCGCTTGGAGCAGGCGTGTCATGA
- a CDS encoding transporter substrate-binding domain-containing protein, with protein MTLRNALKSVITAAVILGAGLATQAKADAIDDITKAGAINVGIFSDFPPFSSASADMSIKGYDVDVAQAIADALKVKLNLVSVTGQSRIPYLTDKRVDLLMSVGYSKEREQVIDFAAAYAPYYIAVIGPKALAVKGKEDLADKSIAVNRGTLEDTSLTEAAPASADIRRFDNYNSVIQAFISGQTQLMVVGNDVGAQVLAKQDALQPEQKFQLLTSPSHIGLNKNEDRLKKAVNDAVAKMLADGKLDESSKAWLKTPLNPDNLKD; from the coding sequence ATGACTCTTCGCAACGCACTGAAATCCGTCATCACCGCAGCCGTCATCCTTGGCGCCGGTCTCGCCACGCAGGCCAAGGCGGACGCCATCGACGACATCACGAAGGCCGGCGCCATCAATGTCGGCATCTTCTCGGACTTCCCGCCTTTCTCCTCGGCCAGCGCCGATATGAGCATCAAGGGCTACGATGTCGACGTCGCGCAGGCGATTGCCGATGCCTTGAAGGTGAAGCTCAACCTCGTCAGCGTCACCGGCCAGAGCCGCATTCCCTATCTCACCGACAAGCGCGTCGATCTGTTGATGAGCGTCGGCTATTCCAAGGAGCGTGAGCAGGTGATCGATTTCGCCGCTGCCTACGCGCCTTATTACATCGCCGTCATCGGGCCGAAAGCGCTCGCCGTCAAAGGCAAGGAAGACCTTGCCGACAAGTCGATCGCCGTCAATCGCGGGACGCTTGAGGATACGTCGCTGACGGAAGCGGCGCCGGCTTCCGCCGATATCCGCCGCTTCGACAACTACAACTCCGTCATCCAGGCCTTCATCTCCGGCCAGACGCAGCTGATGGTAGTGGGCAACGATGTCGGCGCGCAGGTGCTGGCCAAGCAGGACGCGTTGCAGCCGGAGCAGAAATTCCAGTTGCTCACCTCGCCCTCGCACATCGGCCTCAACAAGAACGAGGACAGGCTGAAGAAGGCGGTGAATGATGCGGTCGCCAAGATGCTCGCCGACGGCAAGCTCGACGAGAGCTCGAAGGCATGGCTGAAGACGCCGCTCAATCCCGACAACCTCAAGGATTGA
- the speB gene encoding agmatinase → MGYDRGKLEALRRKYGESHGGEMFDPKFRKVADKIFNKSGTRLAPYSGIPTFLAAPYREIAAENPDFGDLQVAMIGVPMDLGVTNRPGSRFGPRALRAIERIGPYNHVLECAPTHELRVADIGDTPFRSRYRLEISHEDIEKRTNQIVDAGVLPLSVGGDHSISHPILKAVGKKAPVGMIHIDAHCDTSGLFDMTKFHHGGPFRNAVLDGVLDPSRTIQIGIRGSAEYLWEFTYESGMTVVHAEEVTGLGIPAIIEKARKIVGDGPTYISFDVDSIDPAFAPGTGTPEVGGLTTREVLELLRGLKGLNIVGGDVVEVAPQYDSTTNTAHVGAQVLFEILSLMVFSPAIKKG, encoded by the coding sequence ATGGGTTACGATCGCGGCAAGCTCGAAGCGTTGCGCCGCAAATATGGCGAGAGCCATGGCGGCGAGATGTTCGATCCGAAATTCCGCAAGGTCGCCGACAAGATCTTCAACAAGTCGGGCACACGCCTCGCCCCCTATTCCGGAATCCCGACCTTCCTCGCCGCGCCCTACCGCGAAATCGCCGCCGAGAACCCGGATTTCGGCGACCTGCAGGTGGCGATGATCGGCGTGCCGATGGATCTCGGCGTTACCAATCGCCCCGGCTCGCGCTTCGGGCCGCGCGCGCTGCGCGCCATCGAGCGCATCGGCCCGTACAATCATGTGCTGGAATGCGCGCCGACGCATGAGCTGCGCGTCGCCGACATCGGCGACACGCCGTTCCGCAGCCGCTACCGGCTGGAGATCAGCCACGAGGACATCGAGAAGCGCACCAACCAGATCGTCGATGCCGGCGTGCTGCCGCTCTCGGTCGGCGGCGACCATTCGATCAGCCACCCGATCCTGAAGGCGGTCGGCAAAAAGGCGCCGGTCGGCATGATCCATATCGACGCCCATTGCGACACCAGCGGGCTGTTCGACATGACCAAGTTCCACCATGGCGGACCGTTCCGCAACGCGGTGCTGGACGGCGTGCTCGATCCGTCGCGCACCATCCAGATCGGCATTCGCGGCTCGGCGGAATATCTGTGGGAGTTCACCTACGAGTCCGGCATGACCGTCGTGCATGCCGAGGAGGTGACCGGGCTCGGCATCCCTGCCATCATCGAGAAGGCCCGGAAAATCGTCGGCGACGGGCCGACCTACATCTCCTTCGACGTCGACAGCATCGATCCGGCCTTCGCGCCGGGCACCGGCACGCCGGAAGTCGGTGGGCTGACGACGCGCGAGGTGCTCGAGTTGCTGCGCGGGCTGAAAGGTCTCAACATCGTCGGCGGCGACGTCGTCGAGGTGGCGCCGCAATATGACTCGACCACCAACACCGCCCATGTCGGCGCCCAGGTCCTGTTCGAGATCCTGAGCCTGATGGTGTTCAGCCCGGCGATCAAGAAAGGCTGA
- the gcvA gene encoding transcriptional regulator GcvA → MAKRLPPLNPLRAFEATARHASLTKAAGELNVTHGAVSHQIKALEQSLGVKLFERTGQRVKLTPHGAEFLPAVSAAFEGIAAATQRMTRPASAGALSVSCVPALLLLWMTPRLGSFTAQYPDIQLTLIPSNDPKDIRAADIDVCVHYGDGGWSDCWIRKWSGLELFPVVSPTLINNRPIRSVRDLADHVFLHGDDGREWHTWLAAADALDLERGRRHRLGDARMATEAAVHGHGVALGDSVTARALLARGMLVAPFTLSVPAVDDFYVVCRNEMRSAPIVQLFIDWLFAEKEQDEARADAPVAGRVPGRRKRPSLKVVGARTGH, encoded by the coding sequence ATGGCCAAGCGCCTGCCGCCGCTGAACCCGTTGCGCGCCTTCGAGGCCACGGCGCGGCACGCCTCGCTGACCAAGGCGGCGGGTGAGCTCAACGTCACCCACGGCGCCGTCAGCCATCAGATCAAGGCGCTCGAGCAGTCGCTCGGCGTGAAGCTCTTCGAGCGCACCGGTCAGCGCGTGAAGCTGACGCCGCATGGCGCGGAATTCCTGCCGGCGGTCTCGGCCGCTTTCGAGGGCATCGCTGCCGCCACCCAGCGCATGACCAGGCCGGCGAGCGCCGGCGCGCTCTCGGTCTCCTGCGTGCCGGCGCTGCTGTTGCTGTGGATGACGCCGCGGCTCGGCTCGTTCACGGCGCAATATCCCGACATCCAGCTGACGCTGATCCCGTCCAACGATCCCAAGGACATCCGCGCCGCGGATATCGACGTCTGCGTGCATTATGGCGACGGCGGCTGGAGCGACTGCTGGATACGCAAATGGTCCGGGCTGGAGCTCTTCCCCGTCGTCAGTCCGACGTTGATCAACAACCGGCCGATCCGCAGCGTCCGCGACCTCGCCGACCATGTGTTCCTGCATGGCGACGACGGCCGTGAATGGCACACCTGGCTGGCCGCCGCCGATGCGCTCGATCTGGAGCGCGGCCGCCGCCACCGTCTGGGAGATGCGCGCATGGCGACGGAGGCCGCCGTGCACGGCCACGGCGTGGCGCTCGGCGATTCCGTCACCGCGCGCGCCTTGCTTGCCAGGGGCATGCTCGTCGCGCCCTTTACCCTGTCGGTGCCGGCAGTCGACGATTTCTACGTCGTCTGCCGCAACGAGATGCGCTCGGCGCCGATCGTCCAGCTCTTCATCGATTGGCTGTTCGCTGAAAAGGAGCAGGACGAGGCCCGCGCCGACGCCCCAGTGGCCGGTCGCGTGCCGGGCCGCAGGAAACGCCCGTCGCTCAAGGTCGTAGGTGCCAGAACCGGGCACTGA